The following are encoded together in the Montipora foliosa isolate CH-2021 chromosome 12, ASM3666993v2, whole genome shotgun sequence genome:
- the LOC137979216 gene encoding potassium voltage-gated channel subfamily A member 1-like, whose translation MLQYINRQPSALEVRADMKSALRATVEFKTGPRLYTKNYNRRASCPEVALGSKETSSALEKNLISSKARVKINISGKMYETLYSTLARFPNTLLGSPAKRTKYYDQERHEYFFNRNRNAFDAILFYYQSNGLLTRPDNIGLQDFCDELKFFEIGEETLNEFKRDEGAVEDDDDEEVTLPTNFFLAKIWLWFEYPALSKISRFVAIISVTFISLSIVVLCAETVRQDKEENGKVYDLLETVCISWFTLEYGLRIFSCPDKLKFVLDVLNLIDFASLIPYYCHLILDDEKTFDKIEAIRVLRVSRLFKLFRHLDELKVLTKTVRATWRELIMIMFFILITTAIFSGWTFYVEHEDQKDEFSSIPASAWFVIISLTNVGYGDMVPSTTLGKLLGAICTLAGVLVIALPSPVIVTKFRFFYEKKKRKKLSSYKF comes from the coding sequence ATGCTGCAATATATAAACAGACAACCTTCAGCTCTTGAAGTTAGAGCCGACATGAAATCCGCATTGAGAGCTACAGTTGAATTCAAAACAGGACCGAGACTGTATACGAAAAACTACAACCGGCGAGCAAGCTGTCCAGAAGTTGCCTTAGGTTCTAAAGAAACATCGAGTGCTTTAGAAAAAAATCTCATATCCAGTAAAGCGCGAGTGAAAATCAACATAAGCGGGAAAATGTATGAAACTCTGTATTCGACACTGGCGCGATTTCCAAATACTCTCCTTGGAAGTCCCGCCAAGAGAACGAAATACTATGATCAAGAGCGACACGAATATTTTTTTAATCGCAACCGCAACGCATTCGATGCCATTCTGTTTTATTACCAATCTAATGGATTACTCACGCGACCGGATAATATCGGATTGCAAGATTTCTGCGATGAACTGAAGTTTTTTGAGATTGGAGAGGAAACTTTAAACGAATTTAAGAGAGACGAGGGAGCTGTTGAAGATGACGACGATGAAGAAGTTACGCTACCAACAAACTTTTTCTTAGCAAAGATATGGCTGTGGTTTGAATATCCAGCGTTGTCAAAAATTTCTCGATTTGTTGCGATTATTTCGGTCACTTTTATCTCTCTCTCAATCGTCGTTTTATGCGCGGAAACGGTGAGACAAGATAAGGAAGAGAACGGGAAAGTTTACGATCTTTTAGAAACGGTTTGTATATCGTGGTTTACGTTAGAATATGGCTTGCGGATTTTCTCCTGTCCAGACAAGTTGAAGTTTGTGCTCGATGTCTTAAACTTAATTGATTTTGCTTCACTCATACCATATTACTGCCACCTCATCTTGGACGATGAGAAAACTTtcgacaaaattgaagccatcaGAGTTTTGCGCGTCTCGCGATTGTTCAAGCTATTTCGACATCTAGACGAGCTGAAAGTCCTCACCAAAACAGTTAGAGCAACATGGCGCGAACTAATCATGATCATGTTTTTTATTCTAATAACCACAGCGATCTTTTCTGGCTGGACGTTTTACGTCGAGCACGAAGATCAGAAAGACGAGTTCTCGAGTATTCCAGCTTCTGCTTGGTTCGTGATTATCTCGCTTACGAATGTGGGTTATGGTGATATGGTACCTAGTACAACCCTGGGAAAGCTGTTAGGAGCCATTTGCACTTTAGCAGGTGTGCTTGTAATAGCTCTTCCAAGCCCTGTTATTGTCACGAAGTTCCGCTTCTtttacgaaaagaaaaaaaggaaaaaattgtcaagttaCAAATTTTGA